In Gemmata obscuriglobus, a single genomic region encodes these proteins:
- a CDS encoding HlyD family secretion protein, whose product MSPPVPPASPDPPAAGATSAAPPATRPRVTWTAALVVAAALVAALGVVPYVHYRLTHSLTDDAFVESHLTHLGAQTPGLITRVLVEERDAVKAGQLLAEIDPEPHRRAVDLAAAKRAKAEGELTLERSTWERLEKEHPRRVAAAKADLAFAEAGVSQAKTELEVVRVDVDKAVREAEAAVASAKASLVKADEDATRYERLFKEASVPKVKWEDAVKARAAADADVQTAEAKLDRATSNRRKVAIAEQAVAVASSRRDKAAEELRLTELGRLTVEEAGLKVKVLEREVDQAKRNEASVRTQLEYCRVVAPFDGIVVKRYRNPGDHAPLGSPVLSLYDPDLVYVTAYLEEDRLAGVSPGNAAVLKLDAFRQPLAGRVVWVGQATGANFALVPRDVSSGEFTKVPQRVPVRILPDRDERWGDLRPGLSVSVVIDHGAGDREWAATQAERLRARGERGQGPLPTAGTGGGP is encoded by the coding sequence ATGTCCCCGCCGGTCCCTCCTGCGTCACCTGATCCTCCCGCGGCCGGAGCCACCAGCGCCGCCCCGCCGGCGACGCGCCCGCGGGTAACGTGGACAGCCGCCCTCGTGGTCGCGGCGGCGCTGGTCGCTGCGCTCGGGGTGGTGCCCTACGTTCACTACCGTCTGACCCACTCTCTCACCGACGACGCCTTCGTCGAGTCCCACCTCACGCACCTCGGGGCACAGACCCCGGGCCTCATCACGCGGGTTCTGGTCGAGGAGCGGGACGCGGTGAAGGCCGGCCAACTGCTCGCCGAAATCGACCCCGAACCGCACCGGCGGGCGGTCGATCTGGCGGCCGCCAAACGCGCTAAAGCGGAGGGCGAACTGACGCTCGAGCGGTCGACGTGGGAGCGGTTGGAGAAAGAGCACCCGCGCCGCGTCGCGGCAGCCAAGGCCGACCTAGCATTCGCCGAGGCCGGGGTGTCCCAGGCGAAGACGGAGCTAGAAGTGGTCCGGGTTGATGTGGACAAGGCCGTTCGGGAGGCCGAGGCGGCGGTCGCGTCCGCCAAGGCGTCGCTGGTCAAGGCGGACGAGGACGCGACCCGGTACGAGCGGCTGTTCAAGGAGGCGTCGGTCCCGAAGGTGAAATGGGAGGACGCGGTCAAAGCCCGCGCGGCCGCCGACGCCGACGTGCAAACGGCCGAAGCCAAACTCGACCGCGCCACCTCGAACCGCCGCAAGGTGGCGATCGCCGAACAGGCGGTGGCGGTTGCGAGCAGCCGCCGGGACAAGGCGGCCGAAGAGCTGCGGCTCACAGAGCTGGGCCGGCTGACCGTGGAGGAAGCCGGGCTCAAGGTGAAGGTGCTGGAGCGCGAGGTGGACCAGGCCAAGCGCAACGAAGCGTCGGTGCGGACGCAGCTCGAGTACTGCCGCGTCGTCGCCCCGTTCGACGGGATCGTTGTGAAGCGGTACCGCAACCCCGGCGACCACGCCCCGCTCGGCTCGCCGGTGCTCAGCCTCTACGACCCGGACCTCGTGTACGTCACCGCTTACCTGGAAGAAGACCGGCTGGCCGGCGTGTCGCCGGGCAACGCGGCGGTGCTGAAGCTGGACGCCTTCCGGCAGCCGCTCGCCGGCCGGGTGGTCTGGGTCGGACAGGCGACCGGGGCCAACTTCGCGCTCGTGCCCCGGGACGTTAGCTCCGGGGAATTCACCAAGGTGCCGCAACGGGTGCCGGTCCGCATCCTCCCCGACCGGGACGAACGCTGGGGCGACCTCCGACCGGGGCTGTCCGTATCCGTAGTCATCGACCACGGAGCGGGCGACCGGGAGTGGGCGGCAACACAGGCCGAACGGCTGCGGGCGCGGGGCGAACGCGGGCAAGGACCGTTGCCGACGGCGGGAACGGGGGGCGGGCCGTGA
- a CDS encoding MFS transporter: MTPPRSPERDFLGHVGVVLAIVPAMLLAGITATLTELPRIFVVSELASDRYRFQWVTGATLVGGVIGIAGVGWLAGHIGLRRCYLLGLMLYTAGSAAASLAPGTDPLAVARCVQSCGNGLVATTVLALLWREFPAHRDLGIAVFAFGVYFGRIAGPSISTWLVTHDDWRSVFYATAAAGAIGLLVAWRALPPDAPAVEPPGAFDFTGLALLVAWVVCLVIGLYRFQLWGWQRANETLVVAALGLALLAAFVRQQFTAPRPLLDLRLFSRHHFAMGVVIKALIDGQFFAVLGILTRYMAVTRDYQRVATGAVLLPAVAAMTGTLVFTAHFGTRDNRKRRLLVGLVGMTLATWQLTRIDLFTSKEWVGLVAAVWAAAVGLVASPVICIAQDNLRPEEIASSASIKNLGLVLPGAICGGLIAIASERAGDAYFDTLRQTIQVNRVPVGDVSAGLTDWITRTHGSTPGAADLQAAQVLARYVRSTAAVYADQTAFGWLTVISVATFVLACFLRRLPPEAPGPRRG, translated from the coding sequence GTGACCCCACCCCGCTCGCCCGAGCGCGACTTCCTGGGGCACGTCGGTGTGGTGCTGGCCATCGTCCCGGCCATGCTCCTGGCCGGGATCACCGCCACCCTCACCGAACTGCCCCGCATCTTCGTCGTCAGCGAACTGGCGTCCGACCGCTACCGGTTCCAGTGGGTCACCGGCGCGACACTGGTGGGCGGCGTGATCGGTATCGCCGGCGTGGGGTGGCTGGCCGGTCACATCGGGCTGCGGCGCTGCTACCTGCTCGGGCTGATGCTGTACACGGCCGGGAGCGCCGCGGCCTCCCTGGCGCCCGGCACCGACCCGCTGGCCGTGGCCCGGTGCGTGCAGAGTTGCGGGAACGGGCTGGTGGCGACGACGGTACTCGCGCTGCTGTGGCGCGAGTTCCCCGCGCACCGCGACCTCGGGATCGCGGTGTTCGCGTTCGGGGTCTACTTCGGCCGCATCGCCGGGCCGAGCATCAGCACCTGGCTCGTCACCCACGACGACTGGCGGAGCGTCTTTTACGCCACCGCTGCGGCCGGCGCGATCGGTCTGCTCGTAGCCTGGCGGGCGCTGCCGCCGGACGCGCCGGCAGTCGAACCGCCGGGGGCGTTCGACTTCACAGGGCTGGCCCTGCTGGTCGCCTGGGTGGTGTGCCTGGTCATCGGGCTGTACCGGTTCCAGTTGTGGGGCTGGCAGCGGGCGAACGAAACCCTGGTGGTGGCCGCGCTCGGGCTCGCCCTGTTAGCGGCGTTCGTGCGGCAGCAGTTCACCGCCCCCCGACCGCTGCTCGACCTGCGGCTGTTCTCCCGGCACCACTTCGCAATGGGCGTGGTCATCAAAGCGCTGATCGACGGCCAGTTCTTCGCCGTACTCGGCATCCTCACGCGGTACATGGCCGTCACCCGCGACTACCAGCGGGTGGCGACCGGCGCGGTCCTGCTGCCGGCGGTGGCAGCGATGACCGGCACGCTGGTCTTCACGGCCCACTTCGGCACGCGCGACAACCGCAAGCGGCGGCTGCTCGTCGGGCTGGTCGGTATGACCCTCGCCACCTGGCAACTGACCCGAATCGACTTGTTCACCAGCAAGGAATGGGTGGGCTTGGTGGCGGCGGTGTGGGCGGCGGCCGTGGGGCTCGTCGCCTCCCCGGTCATCTGCATCGCCCAGGACAATCTGCGCCCGGAGGAGATTGCGAGTTCGGCGAGCATCAAGAACCTCGGGCTGGTGCTGCCCGGGGCGATCTGCGGCGGGCTGATCGCGATCGCCAGCGAGCGGGCCGGCGACGCGTACTTCGACACGCTCCGGCAAACGATTCAGGTGAACCGGGTGCCGGTCGGCGACGTGTCGGCCGGGCTCACCGACTGGATCACCCGCACGCACGGGAGCACCCCGGGCGCGGCCGACCTCCAGGCGGCCCAGGTGCTCGCCCGGTACGTCCGGTCCACCGCCGCCGTTTACGCCGACCAGACGGCCTTCGGCTGGCTGACGGTCATCAGCGTGGCGACCTTCGTGCTGGCCTGCTTCTTGCGCCGGCTCCCACCGGAAGCACCCGGGCCGCGGCGGGGCTGA
- a CDS encoding IS1096 element passenger TnpR family protein, with protein sequence MADFTPTQGRYLAFIHAYISLHGFPPAESEIAAAMCVSAPSAHQMIKTLEKKGLILRHPGHARALQIMIPEAEIPSWNQRAAGKRSAPPAARTDRVPAAPPAPPGTLYVFEVFLAGGPVSEKYTGKEISRTIEIRGDQTLEQLHRSIFAAFDRFEEHLYEFQFGKRPFDPKGPNYGIPDAGESRKGYGDARTTTLDALGLTEDKVFGYLFDFGDEWFHQIQIRRIEQAIPTVTYPRVIKRVGPSPPQYDEE encoded by the coding sequence ATGGCAGACTTCACTCCGACGCAGGGCCGCTATCTGGCGTTCATCCACGCGTACATCAGCCTGCACGGCTTCCCGCCCGCCGAATCCGAGATCGCCGCCGCGATGTGCGTTTCGGCGCCGTCTGCGCACCAGATGATCAAGACGCTGGAAAAGAAAGGGTTGATCCTGCGCCACCCGGGGCACGCCCGCGCGCTCCAGATCATGATCCCGGAAGCCGAAATTCCGTCGTGGAATCAGCGCGCCGCGGGGAAACGGTCCGCACCCCCTGCGGCCCGGACTGACCGCGTACCAGCAGCCCCGCCCGCGCCGCCGGGAACTCTTTACGTCTTCGAGGTGTTCCTGGCTGGCGGGCCGGTGAGCGAAAAGTACACAGGTAAGGAGATCAGTCGCACCATCGAGATCCGCGGCGACCAAACGCTCGAGCAGTTGCACCGCTCCATCTTCGCGGCGTTCGACCGGTTCGAGGAGCACCTCTACGAGTTCCAGTTCGGGAAACGGCCGTTCGACCCGAAAGGCCCCAACTACGGCATCCCCGACGCGGGCGAGAGCCGAAAGGGGTACGGCGACGCGCGCACGACCACGCTGGACGCCCTCGGACTGACCGAAGACAAGGTCTTCGGTTACCTGTTCGACTTCGGGGACGAGTGGTTCCACCAGATCCAGATTCGGCGGATCGAGCAAGCGATCCCGACGGTCACCTACCCGCGCGTCATCAAGCGGGTCGGCCCGTCCCCTCCGCAGTACGATGAGGAATAG
- a CDS encoding TolC family protein has product MRHVRAAAVAVLGAAGCLHSSATDPGGAYAARVTAPQVIPKEYDPVVPPAGSVPAPHETGAETSAPLDQPLTLEQAEDLALRHSPRIAEARWAATARQAGERSAQAAFLPTVGTSYAFQGYSSHTGFVGVPDGGRFPVLPVRGFGPGNQDFEVLDLRVQWTVFQFGKRLAARDQAHLRAEIAQWQWERTRQSVAFDVAVNYARVLQARAAQVVAERAVVRAEASLKDVRNLAQNGVLTNEDVLRAEVFLAEVRQGLVTATSESQIAVAGLNRVMGVNVSSPTRVVERSAELDDYSVRLEDCLAQAVAGRPEFSVVRLGVAAAGRGTDVVRADFLPTIAVSGGGALVEGSRVQNSQVADAGIALKWDLYTGGRRRAELDGAQAEVEVALAQGQQVCDTIAFETHVAYRNIEDAVGRLKLSRSAVGQAIETLRLVRNRYNRGDAKPTDVVDAETALIRAEQNLNAARYDLLVALARMKFATGGAPQPTAPSKPSGDVPAPRPVEKK; this is encoded by the coding sequence ATGCGCCACGTTCGCGCGGCCGCGGTTGCGGTCCTTGGTGCGGCCGGGTGCCTTCACTCCTCGGCGACGGACCCGGGGGGGGCGTATGCCGCCCGAGTTACCGCCCCGCAAGTGATTCCGAAGGAGTACGACCCGGTCGTTCCGCCCGCCGGTTCGGTGCCGGCGCCGCACGAGACGGGCGCAGAGACCTCCGCGCCCCTTGACCAACCTCTGACCCTCGAGCAAGCCGAAGATCTAGCACTGCGTCACAGCCCCCGCATCGCGGAGGCGCGGTGGGCGGCTACGGCCCGTCAGGCCGGCGAGCGGTCCGCGCAGGCCGCCTTTCTGCCGACGGTCGGCACGAGCTACGCGTTCCAGGGCTACTCCAGCCACACCGGGTTCGTCGGGGTCCCGGACGGGGGCCGGTTCCCGGTGCTGCCGGTCCGCGGGTTCGGGCCGGGGAACCAGGACTTCGAGGTGCTCGATTTGCGGGTTCAGTGGACTGTGTTCCAGTTCGGCAAGCGGCTGGCCGCCCGCGATCAGGCGCACCTGCGGGCGGAGATCGCCCAGTGGCAGTGGGAGCGGACCCGTCAGTCGGTGGCGTTCGATGTCGCGGTCAACTACGCCCGCGTGCTCCAGGCGCGGGCGGCGCAGGTGGTGGCCGAGCGGGCCGTCGTTAGGGCCGAGGCTTCCCTCAAGGACGTGCGGAACCTGGCCCAAAACGGGGTGCTCACGAACGAGGACGTGCTCCGGGCCGAGGTGTTCTTGGCCGAGGTCCGGCAAGGGTTGGTCACGGCCACCAGCGAGTCCCAGATCGCCGTCGCCGGGCTGAACCGGGTCATGGGCGTCAACGTCAGCTCCCCGACGCGGGTGGTCGAGCGCAGCGCCGAATTGGACGATTATTCAGTGCGGCTCGAAGACTGTCTGGCTCAGGCGGTGGCCGGCCGGCCTGAATTCTCGGTTGTCCGGCTGGGTGTGGCCGCCGCCGGCCGCGGGACGGATGTCGTGCGGGCCGACTTTCTACCGACGATCGCCGTGAGCGGGGGCGGCGCGCTCGTTGAGGGGAGCCGGGTGCAGAATTCGCAAGTCGCGGACGCCGGCATCGCGCTGAAGTGGGATTTGTACACGGGCGGGCGCCGCCGGGCCGAACTCGACGGCGCGCAGGCCGAGGTTGAAGTTGCGCTCGCACAAGGGCAGCAGGTGTGCGACACGATCGCGTTCGAGACGCACGTTGCCTACCGAAACATTGAGGACGCCGTCGGCCGCTTGAAACTGTCGCGGTCGGCCGTTGGTCAGGCGATCGAGACTCTTCGTCTGGTGCGCAACCGCTACAACCGCGGGGACGCCAAACCGACGGACGTGGTGGACGCCGAGACCGCACTCATCCGCGCCGAGCAGAACCTGAACGCCGCCCGGTACGACCTGCTCGTCGCTCTCGCGCGGATGAAGTTCGCGACCGGCGGTGCGCCCCAACCCACGGCACCATCAAAACCGTCCGGGGACGTGCCCGCCCCGCGGCCGGTCGAGAAGAAGTAG